Proteins co-encoded in one Pseudophryne corroboree isolate aPseCor3 chromosome 1, aPseCor3.hap2, whole genome shotgun sequence genomic window:
- the B3GNT3 gene encoding N-acetyllactosaminide beta-1,3-N-acetylglucosaminyltransferase 3 isoform X1: MRRSLARYCLKYSSRTCPSTVSDKQPLLCCHHCVNMRRSSFMIESLLLLCVGFAGLLFIMQGNEDETPAVEKLEHQPVLDHRLTVAPAELKKLEWVSRCKVNTSVESIAGFFKLPAHIQDFLRYRHCRSFPQILNSPRKCGSAAASKGVFLLLAIKSSPGNYERRTIIRQTWGEQNSYEGAQVRRIFLSGTSKNMREDKHLRQLLRIESKTYGDILQWDFHDTFFNLTLKQLLFYQWFNDYCPGAQFIFNGDDDVFVNTFNVVTYLRGMGKHGAYKHLFVGQLIANVGPIRESGSKYYVPVQVTTTKSYPMYCGGGGILMSGYTAHVIHNKSEDIQLFPIDDVYLGMCLAKAGLVPASHMGMRTVGVHVPSAKLDSFNPCYYRELLMVHRFVPYQMLVMWNAVQDPKLDCGQKLSVNIGM, encoded by the coding sequence tgtcAACATGAGGCGATCCTCTTTCATGATAGAGAGCTTACTCCTTCTCTGTGTGGGTTTTGCTGGCCTTCTGTTTATTATGCAGGGTAATGAAGATGAGACGCCTGCTGTGGAAAAATTGGAACATCAGCCTGTTCTTGATCACAGGCTTACCGTTGCCCCGGCTGAGCTTAAAAAACTTGAGTGGGTGTCTAGATGCAAGGTAAACACATCAGTAGAAAGTATTGCTGGGTTTTTTAAACTACCTGCACACATCCAGGATTTCTTGAGATATAGACATTGCAGGAGCTTTCCACAGATCCTTAACTCACCAAGGAAGTGTGGAAGTGCAGCAGCATCTAAAGGAGTTTTCTTGCTTCTTGCCATTAAGTCTTCTCCAGGGAATTatgaaaggagaaccatcattcgtCAAACATGGGGGGAGCAGAACAGCTATGAAGGTGCCCAAGTCAGACGGATTTTCCTTTCCGGAACTTCCAAGAATATGCGTGAAGACAAACACTTGAGGCAACTTCTGAGAATTGAGAGTAAAACATATGGGGATATCCTTCAGTGGGACTTCCATGACACCTTTTTCAACCTCACCCTAAAGCAGTTGCTTTTCTATCAGTGGTTTAATGATTACTGCCCTGGAGCTCAGTTCATTTTCAATGGAGATGATGATGTATTTGTCAACACCTTTAATGTAGTCACTTACCTACGGGGAATGGGAAAGCATGGAGCATACAAACACCTCTTTGTAGGACAGCTTATTGCCAATGTTGGACCTATTCGTGAATCTGGAAGCAAATATTATGTCCCTGTACAGGTTACCACAACCAAATCCTATCCAATGTACTGTGGAGGCGGAGGAATACTTATGTCTGGATATACTGCCCATGTCATACACAATAAGTCTGAGGATATCCAGTTGTTCCCTATTGATGATGTGTACTTGGGCATGTGTTTGGCAAAGGCTGGCCTGGTACCAGCCTCTCACATGGGTATGAGGACAGTAGGAGTGCATGTGCCTTCTGCTAAATTGGACTCATTCAATCCTTGCTATTATAGAGAACTTTTAATGGTACATCGTTTTGTACCTTACCAGATGCTGGTCATGTGGAATGCTGTTCAAGACCCTAAACTGGACTGTGGCCAGAAACTGTCTGTAAATATTGGCATGTAA
- the B3GNT3 gene encoding N-acetyllactosaminide beta-1,3-N-acetylglucosaminyltransferase 3 isoform X2, with protein MRRSSFMIESLLLLCVGFAGLLFIMQGNEDETPAVEKLEHQPVLDHRLTVAPAELKKLEWVSRCKVNTSVESIAGFFKLPAHIQDFLRYRHCRSFPQILNSPRKCGSAAASKGVFLLLAIKSSPGNYERRTIIRQTWGEQNSYEGAQVRRIFLSGTSKNMREDKHLRQLLRIESKTYGDILQWDFHDTFFNLTLKQLLFYQWFNDYCPGAQFIFNGDDDVFVNTFNVVTYLRGMGKHGAYKHLFVGQLIANVGPIRESGSKYYVPVQVTTTKSYPMYCGGGGILMSGYTAHVIHNKSEDIQLFPIDDVYLGMCLAKAGLVPASHMGMRTVGVHVPSAKLDSFNPCYYRELLMVHRFVPYQMLVMWNAVQDPKLDCGQKLSVNIGM; from the coding sequence ATGAGGCGATCCTCTTTCATGATAGAGAGCTTACTCCTTCTCTGTGTGGGTTTTGCTGGCCTTCTGTTTATTATGCAGGGTAATGAAGATGAGACGCCTGCTGTGGAAAAATTGGAACATCAGCCTGTTCTTGATCACAGGCTTACCGTTGCCCCGGCTGAGCTTAAAAAACTTGAGTGGGTGTCTAGATGCAAGGTAAACACATCAGTAGAAAGTATTGCTGGGTTTTTTAAACTACCTGCACACATCCAGGATTTCTTGAGATATAGACATTGCAGGAGCTTTCCACAGATCCTTAACTCACCAAGGAAGTGTGGAAGTGCAGCAGCATCTAAAGGAGTTTTCTTGCTTCTTGCCATTAAGTCTTCTCCAGGGAATTatgaaaggagaaccatcattcgtCAAACATGGGGGGAGCAGAACAGCTATGAAGGTGCCCAAGTCAGACGGATTTTCCTTTCCGGAACTTCCAAGAATATGCGTGAAGACAAACACTTGAGGCAACTTCTGAGAATTGAGAGTAAAACATATGGGGATATCCTTCAGTGGGACTTCCATGACACCTTTTTCAACCTCACCCTAAAGCAGTTGCTTTTCTATCAGTGGTTTAATGATTACTGCCCTGGAGCTCAGTTCATTTTCAATGGAGATGATGATGTATTTGTCAACACCTTTAATGTAGTCACTTACCTACGGGGAATGGGAAAGCATGGAGCATACAAACACCTCTTTGTAGGACAGCTTATTGCCAATGTTGGACCTATTCGTGAATCTGGAAGCAAATATTATGTCCCTGTACAGGTTACCACAACCAAATCCTATCCAATGTACTGTGGAGGCGGAGGAATACTTATGTCTGGATATACTGCCCATGTCATACACAATAAGTCTGAGGATATCCAGTTGTTCCCTATTGATGATGTGTACTTGGGCATGTGTTTGGCAAAGGCTGGCCTGGTACCAGCCTCTCACATGGGTATGAGGACAGTAGGAGTGCATGTGCCTTCTGCTAAATTGGACTCATTCAATCCTTGCTATTATAGAGAACTTTTAATGGTACATCGTTTTGTACCTTACCAGATGCTGGTCATGTGGAATGCTGTTCAAGACCCTAAACTGGACTGTGGCCAGAAACTGTCTGTAAATATTGGCATGTAA